A genomic region of Anopheles coustani chromosome 3, idAnoCousDA_361_x.2, whole genome shotgun sequence contains the following coding sequences:
- the LOC131258467 gene encoding histone H4, translating into MTGRGKGGKGLGKGGAKRHRKVLRDNIQGITKPAIRRLARRGGVKRISGLIYEETRGVLKVFLENVIRDAVTYTEHAKRKTVTAMDVVYALKRQGRTLYGFGG; encoded by the coding sequence atgacCGGCCGCGGAAAAGGAGGCAAGGGACTGGGCAAAGGAGGTGCCAAGCGTCATCGCAAAGTGCTGCGTGATAACATCCAGGGAATCACGAAACCGGCCATCCGCCGTCTGGCTCGCCGTGGCGGTGTGAAGCGTATTTCCGGCCTGATCTACGAAGAAACTCGCGGTGTGCTGAAAGTGTTCCTCGAGAACGTGATCCGTGATGCCGTGACGTACACCGAGCACGCCAAGCGCAAGACCGTCACCGCCATGGACGTCGTGTACGCCCTGAAACGCCAGGGACGCACTCTGTACGGTTTCGGAGGCTAA